ACATGCCAACAATGCCGTTGGAGGCATTAAAAAATTAATTGTCAATAACTTAGTGTGCATAGGCGGTAAAGAAATCCATTTATTTTTTGCTGGGCCTGCTCATCTTGCTCTATTCCTGGGACATCGCTTGGACGCTACAGCACCAGTCACTTGCTACGCATGGGTATCTAATGGTCAATACTCTAAAACATTTCAACTCTTTTCAGGAATTTCCAGCTAAATTTGCTGAAGCGCTCCTGAATGGTATGTACTGAACTACCATTGGTGTCAACTTAAGCCCAAACCCCTTTAAAATCTCGTTTCCAGCCTCTGGCTGGAAATGCTATTCATTGCGGCTCCCAATGCTGAACTACCCTCCCCTACTTTGCTATCGGGTGGGGACTGCCGCCAGTTGTTCAGACGTTGCCAGTCGCAACAACTTTAACTTTAGACATAAATTACAAAATATAATCTTTAAGCGCGAGCTTCTTCCCACGAGAAGAATAATTGAGAATGTATCGCTAAGATGCAGAAACCACCCATGCCGAAAAACTGGATTATTAAAGTAGACAACTATTTCCATGCAAACCCCAATTGCATCATCGCCACCGCCCATGTGGACACGTTTCCCACAAACCTACCCCTAGAACCCAACATCCGGGAACCCAACCGCAAAAGTGCGACATACCGACAAATCTTTGACTCTGTGACGACTCAACCAGAAAAATTTTTCTCTCGTCACAGTGGAATCGTTCTGTCAGCGAATAAAGTTAAGCCCAGCAAAAACAAAACCGAACTGGAGTTAGAAGTCTTAGAAGCTAGTGAGGGGGGTAGCGATGGCATTATCAATGGAGGTCACACAGTTTTAGCTTTTGAAAGTGCTAAAAATTACAAATATGACCTAACCCAAGCCAGAGTCAAAGTTACCATCCACATCGGACTCCAGGAAGAGGAAGCTAAAGATATCGCTCTCGCATCCAATACCACTTCTCCTGTAGATTCTCGCTCCAAAGTGAACGCTAGGGGAGATTACAAATTTATCAAGCAGTATTTAGCCCAGTTAGAAAGAGCAGAAGATAGAAAATTTAGAATAGCCTATTACCAAAACCAAAGCGGCGCTCCTAGAAATGCTCAATGTAATGTTAACCACTTGTTCAAGCTGATCAACTGCCTCGACAGAAATAGATACAATCCCGACGGCAATAAAAGAAGCAAGCACCCTACAGGTACGAATACCCCAAGCCAAATCACAGACACTGAGAGGGAAAGATTAACTCTTTTACTGCCTCTACTTCCCAAAGCTCTGTGGATAGAGCAAAGACTGTACGAAATCATCCAAGAACATATTAGCAACCCCAGAAGAAAGGGTGTCAACGACTTAGCATCAATCGATACACGCAAAAGTACCCTTCTCCCCGACAGCAAGTACTCGTTTGGGTTTGGTGCGCCAACTGACCTCGCACTACCCATCATTGCATCCTATCGGGTATTCCTAGACCAAGACTATAACTGGATTATTCCTTTTGACGAATTCGCCGAAAACTTTCTCCAACACCTGTGGGTTAACTATTACCGTAAATACTTGATATCGGAGAAAACAGCAGGAAATACAGTGGGGACTAAAATTTGTCGCAACTCAGAAATTTGGGAAAGTCTGTACATTTCAGCCCAAAGTTATCTCAATCAGCACTTGGTGAAAATTGTCAACTCCAGCAAGCATGAAGAATTAACGCTGACACCAAGCTAAAATGTCCACTTAACAATTAATTGTCATCTGAAAAGAGATTATGGGCATTTTCTAGAATGCCAGTCTCTAGGCAAAGCTTAATTGTGTTGCGATCGCCCACCGTAGGCGCTTTGTGCCATCGCAGCGCAAGGGATTTTCAAAATACAGGTTCTGTGGGTTGGTAATTACCGTCTACCCCTAAAACCTGTAGCCTTTACTAGAAAAGGATTTCCGAATTTCAATAACAAATTAGACTTGACACGATAGATTTTACGGCGTACCAAGGTAGGTAAATTGCGCTTTCACGAGAATTAAACCTCGTCCAAGTTCAAAAGGGAACTCTTAACAGGCGAAAGTATAGGATTTGGGAGTAAAACCCGATTAAGAAAAAACTATGGGTTTCAAAGTAGACGCGGTTTATCTGCACTTTATTGGTGCGATGGGCTTACGCCCCGCCTTCTTGCGATGACCTCCGGTCGGTCGGAGACCATCGCGCTCCTAAACAGTTGCTCCCGTTCACCTGCGGCGGTTTGTTCCGGAAGCTAACAGCACCAGCTTCTGGAACAAACACGGGCGGTGAATTAATATCAGAATGTCTATGACAAGAGTAGTTTTGGATACTAAGCCTGATGAAGACCCTCGCTCTTGAGTATCAGAAAACCGACTCGTGCGTTCACACAAGTTAACATTTCAATTAATTTGGCAAAACCCTTTTTGTTAGTAGTGAGTAGAGTAGCAAGGGGGAGTAGAATGAGACTAAAAATGTCTGGGAACAAACGTTATCGGACATTTTTTTGGGGCGGATAAACCCGCTTTATTCCGCGTATTATTTTGAGGCTGTGTGATGACGTTATCACGTACAGACGCAGGTGTAGATACAGAAGAATTAGGGGTTGCACTCGCTCAGTTATCACCGGAACAACTAGCGGTGATCAAAGCAACGGTCGAAGCGGTGGTACAGGCAACTGGCACGCCCAAAATCACTGGGGCGGAAACTACCAGCGAACTGTTTTCTAGTTGGCTCTTGAGTAGGGAGTCAGAGCAAACTGTGCGGGCATACCGAAATGATGTGATGCACTTTGTTCAGTGGCGGCTAGGCATTGACTATCCAGACTTAGACAATTTAAACCTCCACGCCACCACCAAAGAAGATGTGGACAATTACAAAGCTCACCTACTTAAGAAAGAGAAAACAGGAGAAATTGCCCGTGCTTCCGTCCGTCGTCGCCTTGCTTCCCTTAAAAGTTTTCTGCGCTACGCTTGCGATGTAGGCTACTTGCGGGCCAATCCGGCAATGTTGTTGAAAGTACCTCCGGAGCGCAAAAAGATTAAGGAGCGCACCCTGACTGAGACTGAAATTGAAATGCTATTCGACGCAGCCGCACAAGTTGTAGAACAAGCCCCCACTCCTCACAAAAAGATACAAGCGCTACGCAACCAACTAATTCTGGAGCTTTTTTACTACGGTGCTATTCGGGTAGGTGAGAGTGGTTTAACCTGGGCTACCATGCATTCAAATCAGTCCGGGCTACCTTATATCAAAGTGGTAGGCAAAGGAGACAAGGAGCGCGATGTTCCCATACCAACAGAACTTTACCAATACCTGCTGGCTAATCGGCAACACGCCAAAGACAAAACCGAGCCGCTTTTCACAAGCCAAAAAACGGGTGAACCCATCGGCGATCGCCATATCCGCCGCATCATCAAATCCATTGCCGAAGTAGCAGGGTTAAGTCGCATCCCCTCCCCACACTGGTTGCGGCACAGCCACGCCACCCATGCTGCTAAAAACACGCCTATTCACGTCATCACCAAAACTCTGGGACACTCGTCAGGAAAAATCACGATAGACAACTATCTACATGCGGGTGAAGATGAGGCTAGCTCTCTTAACCTCAAACGATATCGCTGATGATAGTGTCAGTGCGGGTTCGCGCAAGCGATTTCACTTTATGCGCGAATTTCGTTGCCCCAAATCCTTATAACGTTCAGTTTGGGTTGAATCCGAATCATGGTGTCAGTAACTACTACAAATTCTCTGCCTTGTTGTTGACACAGAATGTGAATGTGCCTAAACAAATTAAGATTTTCTGGTGAGTTAATTTTGCTGACAGGTTTGACTTCTACAACTTGTTGTTTATCTGGTCTGGTTACCCAGAAATCTGGGGTGTAGGTTCTGAGAATACCGTTGTCGCTATAGGTGATGCGGAATGGTTGACCTTGATAGGCAAGGACGCTTTTATCTATTTCTAGTAGGTAGATGTAATCCCGCTCAATTTGAGATTCCCACCAGATGATTGTGTTCATCTTCAAACTGGGGAATTTGCCTATAACTTTTTTGCATCAACTGTTGCTGATGCTTCTTACCCCAACTGCCAATGTGTACCTTGCCGTTTTTGTCAGGTTATGATGTATCTTACTTGACAAAGTTACTTTTTCACTGACAACGTTACAATTTTTCAATTAGTGTGCGAATTAGCGCTGTCTTGGCTGTTATAAGCTAAACTGTCTATACGTGGGTGTATAGGCGGTACAGACATGGCGATTGTGAAACGCGAATCGATTAATTTTAAACTGCCCAAAACCCTTACCAATGCACTGCGTGCTGCGGCGCGAGAACGTAATACCACTGCTACCGATTTAGTTATTCAAGGTTTACATCACGTCCTTGGGCCTGTTCCTGTTCCTGGTACTGGGAACGGTTTAGAAACTCGTTTACAGGAACTGGAGGCTCAATTTAATTCGGTTATTTCTGGGGTAGAAACGGATTTAGACGATGGTGTAGATGGGGACTTAAAACAGAGAGTTGTGCTGTTGGAGCAGAAAATTGAAGCCATTAATTTAAAATTGGCTCAAATTGAGGGGGCTATCTCGATTCTTGGCCAGCGTTCTTCTGGTGGTTCCAGGAGACAATCTTTTAATTACCACCCACCCCAACTGCAACTGCAAGCTTACAAGGGTGAAAATTTAGCTAAAAGATTGGGTATCGATATGGCAACTTTGGAGCGGGAATGCCAGAATCAGACAGGAGAGGATTTTGAAAGGTGGTGTCGGTCGAAAGATCCTGGTTCTGTTGGCTGGCGGTTTGGTGACGATGGACTTTTCCACCCCATTAAATGATCGACTGTATTGACGGGAGTAGCTCCAAATTTTCAACTTGTCTGCAACTTTTTTCAATTAGTCCGCGACGTTTTTCACTTTGTCTGCGAACCGACACCTAAAGTGAAATCGACCGTGGAGTAGGGGTTTGAGAATGGTATAGACACTAATGTAGAAACTCGTCTGCATGAACTGGAAACTCAACTTACCCAAGTCGCATATAGTATAGAGGCACGTGTAGAAAACGGTGTAGATGAGGACTTAAAACAAAGATTTTCACAGTTAGAGCAGAAGACTGAAGCGATGGCGCGGAGCGCCCGCCGATCGCTTTGAGATTAGCACAAATTGAAGAGGCAATCTCTTTACTATCCCAGCGCTCGTCAACTCCGCATCCAAGGCAATCGTACCAATATCATCCACCGCAGCTTAAGCTTAAAGCTTATTGGCAAATCCTGGATGCTGCCCCATTTTGTGTCCCATGGGTCACATTTTTACAGAACTTTGAGCAATGGGTTGCTTTTTAACAACCGTGCAGAGAATGTCAACTGGGAGCAACGCTCCAAAGTGAGATCGGGCTTTAATTCTCAATTCCACCGCTAGATTCTCAACAAAACCGGGTATTTTCGTTGCGAGCGCATCCCGAAATAGGCTATTTACGTACCCGATTTCAGCACCTCACTTTTTCGCGTTGCTCCCTGTCACCTTGGTGTCAGCGTTAATTCTTCACGTTTAGCAGAGTTGACAATCTTCACCAAATGCTGATTTAGATAACTTTGGGCACTAATGTACAGGCTTTCCCAAATTTCTTGATTGCGGCAGATTTTTGTGCTCACTGTATTTCCGGCTAATTTCTCCGATATTAAATATTTGCGGAAATAGTTACCCCACAGATGTTGGAGAAAATTTTCAGCGAATTCGTCAAAAGGCAGAATCCAGCTATACTCTTTGTCCAGGAATACCCTGTAAGATGCAATTATGGGTAATGCAAGGTCGGCTGGCGCACTAAATCCAAAAGAGTACTTGCTGTCGGGGAGAAGGGTATTTTTACGCATATCAATTGGGGTAAAGACAAGATACGCGCAAAATTTATCACGATATTAAGAAATATAAAGAACCTTAATAAATACCCCTGAATTTCGGCTATTCATTAGTTATTTTTTCATTTATCCCCTCTTTTGTAAAAATAATGTTACAGTTAGTGGTAATTGAAGCGATCGCCAAAGTCACAGCCCTTCAAATTAACTTGACCGAAAAGGGAAGTGGGTGGATCAAGGAAAAAAGCTTCAAACCCTATCATTTCATTAGATTCAATCTCAAATATTGCCTAAAATGAACCCAACTAGGCAATGTTTGAAAGACATAAATACATGACTACTTTACAAAACTTTACGTCGTGATAAATTTTGCGCGTATCTTGTCTTTACCCCCAATTGAGGCTAAATCGTTGACACCCTTTCTCCTGGGATTGCTGATATGTTCCTGGATAATTTCGTACAGTCTTTGCTCTATCCACAGAGCTTGAGGAAGTAGAGGAAGTAAAAGAGTTAATCTTTCCCTCTCAGCGTCTGTGATGTGGCTGGGGGTGTTTGTACCTGTGGGGTGCTTGCTTCTGGTGTTACCGTCGGGGTTGTATCTATTTCTGTCAAGGCTGTTTATCAGCTTGAACAGGTGGGTAATATTGCAGTGGGTATTTCTAGGAGCGCCGCTTTGGTTCTGGTAATAGGCGATTCTAAATTTTCTGTTTTCTGATACTTCTAACTGAGCTAAGTACTGCTTGATAAATTCGTAATCTCCCCTGGCGTTAACTTTGGAGCGAGAATCCACTGGCGATGTGGTATTTGAGGCCAGGGCGATATCTTTCGCCTCTTCTTCTTTGAGTCCAATCAATCAGCTAGATGGGAAAGGCACTCAAGATGCCCCGTGTCTACCCTGCGGGCGGGAACGCTCCGCAGGGTAGACCCTCAAGTGTCAAACATCACAAAAAACCCCCTAGAGGGGGCATTATTTGCTGAGTCTGGCAAAGTAACAGTGCCTATTGCACCACAATAGGTCTATTCAAAATACTCATAACCTCGTTTGGGTTAGGGCTTGGTAGCAGAGGACTCCAATCTCCAACCTCTGCATAGCCAATAACCTGTAAGTAGTGAATTGTACTGGTTACAGCTTTAGGAGAACCTATCAAGAGATGTTTGAGCGGTTCTTTAAAAGGGACTGACAACAGAGTCCCTTGACTTGCTCCGGGTGCATTTGGGTCTTCAATCTCGGATAAGAAGCTTTGGGTAATCATGATTCACCTGTGTTGAGCAGGAATAGCTATCACACAGAATAAAGTCACTGTTGTCATGGTGACAACTAAACAATGCACATGCGACAACTAATCATTACAATTTATATCGTGCTTGCGACGGCGCTTTCTCGCCCAGAGTTCTCTGAGGTGAACAGGTTCATTTTCAAATTGAGTCCACAGAGCATGAATTTCTGCCAGTCTGCGTTTATCAGCTTCTGACGGTTCCCTACGATGTTCACCTTGGGAAAACCAATGAGCTACAGTGCTTTTAGATCGTCCGCACAATTCGGCAAGTTCTTCGTAATTGACAACCCAGTGTTTTAGGAACTCTTCAGGCTCCATCTTAATAGCAACCTTAGCTTTGTAAATCTCAAACAGATCCCAGTGTCTTCTAGTGGGTGTTTTGGCTGCAATCATAGTGATGGCTATAAAGATGCACGGGTGACAACATAGATAATTATCATATCTTGCTTGGAAACAAAGCCGAGTAATTATAAACTTTGCAATGAGGGCAGGGCGCGAGTGAATTGTACAGGGGGGGTTAAAGAACGGAGGTGCGTTCGGCCTTGCCGTGCCGGAGGCAATCGCGCGGAGCGACGGAGGCGATGGTTGGGCAACAGTCCCCGCTCGCGCGATGGCTCTGACGGCGCTCTCCAGCGATGGGTTACGCCCCGCTGGAAGCGATCGCGCGGAGCGCAGCGCCAAAGGCGATAGCGAAGCGCTCCGAAGGAATCGCTTGTTTTTGATCATTAAACTCAGCAAGACTGTGTGCAGTTGCTGCAACTGCACATTTCTCAATGTTTCCAAAACTTGCTTCGCGGTTTTGTGTCCCATGGATCACATTTGGTAATCAACAGTTTTGGTTGATACATACTTAAAACAGTAATTATGCTAGTTAAATTACCTATCAAAATCAACTCAAAGGCTTATTCAGTATTTATAGGAAATAGAGTGTAGGCGGAAAACTCCCAAGGTGTTGATTGGTTTGCCAAAAAGAAACCAATCAACACCATCATTTATGTGAGAGATGTAGCGAATCGGCAATTAAAATTGCCGCCAATTTGAACCAAGAATCTGCATCTCTTTAGAGCGCCGAATGTCAATAAAACAATTTAAATATTTTAGGGCTGCGGTTAGCAACCACCGGACTTTGATCGGTGGATATTTTCTGCTAAATAAGGTGCTATGTGTCTTATAATAAGAGGTAATTAATATCCAAAAAACACGTCTGCTTAAAAACTATATTTATCTGCTAAATGAAAGCAAATTACAGGCTGATGTCTCAACTGGGGATGATGACAGATTACAAATCAGATATATATGTAAAACCTAATTTTTTCATTATGAGTCAGGGCTGATGCCCTTATTATATGTGCAAGGAGTGAATCGACCGCTTCTGTCTTCAACCAGACTCAAGTCTGGTTGTTTTTTCTCAAAAATATTTCAATTAAATTTACGGAGTTGGTCACTCTCCTAGCTATTTTCATGGCGTAGCTGACAGGTATCCTTGGCGGTACTTCTTTTTTTTCAAGGAAGCTGCTTGTCTCCTTGACCATTGCTTAATGGGAGTCAGTTGTGGAACATCTGCAAACTGGTAACTCAATGATTTATTTCCACTTAACTTTGCTAACACATTAGCAATTAAACGACAACAGCGTTCTGGCTGACTAACCACTTGTTCTTCCGCGAACCGTATCACCACCCACCCAGCTTCTACAAAACACCGATTCCTATAATCATCATCACCAATAAAGTGCGTAGGTTCTCCTGTTGAAAAACAATGGCTCTCATCCACTTCAATATCAAGATGTAGCTCAGTATTTGGCTCTATAATTACAAAATCTGCGGTGTAAGGGCGGTCGTGACTATTTGGCAGCATCTCCTGTTGCTCACGTACCCAATCACCAAAATAATATCTTAGCACTTGCCCGAACCGTTCCTCAGAAGCACCCACAGTCGCACTACCACTACCATTCGGTTTAATACAAGGAGAGAGATTTTTAGTATCAGCGAAGGTGGGAATAAAAATGATGGGATAAACCGGAGTTGATTTAGTAGCCATTGTTGCATCTGACTAACACCACCACCATCATAAAGACACCCTTTTTTATCTAAAACTGCAATCTAATCTATTTTGCTTTCAAATATCGTATCTATCAATTGATGTCAATTTTTACGTAATTTAATACTAGCCATATTATCAAACCAGAGATATCATTTTAGTAAAAGTTTATAGATATAAACCTCATCCAGGTTGAAATCTGTACCTGTAGTTTTTACAGTATTGACTGAAAAGTTCATATACCAAGGGCTACATATCTCAACTGGCTGTTGAAAAATCTCCAGTTCTCAAGATGGACATGGTTTAATATGGCCGCATATTTTTTTGACAAATTGCCAAAATTAATTACAGCAGGAGAACCTGTCATCATTTGTGAATCTCCTGTACAGGAAAGATATCGAATGCTCCGATATCTTTGCCAGTATTGCTCAAAAATGGGCATTAAGTGCTACCTATGGAATTTGGGACAAGAGATAATTAAGAAGGTTGAATACGTTAATAATGTACATCTAACTTTTGAAAGTTTTGATGAATTTACTCCCACACCAGTAGAAGAATTAAAAGACCAATTTAGAATTTTGAAATTTTGGGAATCTTTTGACGCAGCAGGTATATTAATTATTGAGAATTTGTACCCTTGGATTAGTGCCAATGTACCGCAAGAAACCCAATTTTTCCTGGTATCTGAGTGGGTCAAGTCTAATTTGCTCAATCTTTCGTTTTCTCAACCTGCTATTGGTAAAATTAAGTGTGCTATTATTTTAGGTTCTCAAGCTAACTTACACCCAGAACTTGCTGCTCAAATTCCTCTACTTACTCAAGAATTGCCTGATACTTCAGAAATTATCATGGCTATTAGTGAAGAAGCAGAGGGAATTTTATCACCAACATTGACCGAGATGGACAAAATTACTATTGTCCGTAGCGGGATTGGGTTATATATTTCAGACTTTATCAAAGGGCTAAAATCAATTAATTTTCAGGACGAAACTAGCGCAGAAGCAATAGCTAAACAATTACTCCAATATAAAATTAATTTGCTCAATAGACTTTATGCAATTGAGTTTATTCCTACTCCCCAAGTTCCCTTGGGAGGATTGGATTTGATGCAGGAGGCTTTTAAGAAATTTAAAAGATTGTTCAGTCCCCTTGCTAAAGCCTACAAACTCAGAGTTCCTAAAGGCGTTATGCTGGTAGGCCCCCCAGGTACTGGTAAATCACACTCTGCTAAAGTATGCTCCCAAATTTTGGGTGTTCCGCTTATTTTAGTAGATTGGGGAAACTTGAGAAGCTATGGTAATGAAGCAGAAAGAAGACTAAAACAATTACTAAAATTAGTAGACTGTCTGAATGAAGTTGTCATTTATTTTGATGACTTTGATAAAGGATTTGCTGGAGATGATGATATAGCTAGAAGGTTAGCAGGACAGTTACTCACCTGGATGCAAGAACGCACCAGTGATGTAATTGTAATTGCCAGTGTAAATCGTTTAGAATGGCTACCACCAGAATTAACTAGGGCAGGGAGATTTGACTACATTTACAAAGTAGACCTGCCCAATTATGGAGAAAGACACGGTATTTTCAAGCTGCATTGTGCTAGATTTGATGATAGATTTAGTGGTGATGTTTCTGGTAGCATTGACCCTTACAGTCAAGAGGAATGGCGACGATTGCTTAAAGAAACTAATCGCTGTGTAGGTGCTGAAATCCAAACTATTGTTGAGAGGGCTGCGGCTACTACTTTCTGTCAAATGTTTCCAGAAGATATGCCTGTGCCTACCAATGATAAACTACCACCATTGGAGATTTCAGTTTCCGCCCTTTTAGCCGAACGTCAGCAAATCAATCCATTAGCTATTAGAGAAGCAGATAAGGTGGAAAGTATGAGGAATAAAGCTGAACTTCAGGGTTTGCCATCTTCGACCGTAGATTCATCTGAGTACGCAATTGGTAATATA
Above is a genomic segment from Cylindrospermum stagnale PCC 7417 containing:
- a CDS encoding AIPR family protein, with amino-acid sequence MPKNWIIKVDNYFHANPNCIIATAHVDTFPTNLPLEPNIREPNRKSATYRQIFDSVTTQPEKFFSRHSGIVLSANKVKPSKNKTELELEVLEASEGGSDGIINGGHTVLAFESAKNYKYDLTQARVKVTIHIGLQEEEAKDIALASNTTSPVDSRSKVNARGDYKFIKQYLAQLERAEDRKFRIAYYQNQSGAPRNAQCNVNHLFKLINCLDRNRYNPDGNKRSKHPTGTNTPSQITDTERERLTLLLPLLPKALWIEQRLYEIIQEHISNPRRKGVNDLASIDTRKSTLLPDSKYSFGFGAPTDLALPIIASYRVFLDQDYNWIIPFDEFAENFLQHLWVNYYRKYLISEKTAGNTVGTKICRNSEIWESLYISAQSYLNQHLVKIVNSSKHEELTLTPS
- a CDS encoding tyrosine-type recombinase/integrase, with the translated sequence MTLSRTDAGVDTEELGVALAQLSPEQLAVIKATVEAVVQATGTPKITGAETTSELFSSWLLSRESEQTVRAYRNDVMHFVQWRLGIDYPDLDNLNLHATTKEDVDNYKAHLLKKEKTGEIARASVRRRLASLKSFLRYACDVGYLRANPAMLLKVPPERKKIKERTLTETEIEMLFDAAAQVVEQAPTPHKKIQALRNQLILELFYYGAIRVGESGLTWATMHSNQSGLPYIKVVGKGDKERDVPIPTELYQYLLANRQHAKDKTEPLFTSQKTGEPIGDRHIRRIIKSIAEVAGLSRIPSPHWLRHSHATHAAKNTPIHVITKTLGHSSGKITIDNYLHAGEDEASSLNLKRYR
- a CDS encoding TnsA endonuclease N-terminal domain-containing protein, which gives rise to MNTIIWWESQIERDYIYLLEIDKSVLAYQGQPFRITYSDNGILRTYTPDFWVTRPDKQQVVEVKPVSKINSPENLNLFRHIHILCQQQGREFVVVTDTMIRIQPKLNVIRIWGNEIRA
- a CDS encoding ATP-binding protein, which encodes MAAYFFDKLPKLITAGEPVIICESPVQERYRMLRYLCQYCSKMGIKCYLWNLGQEIIKKVEYVNNVHLTFESFDEFTPTPVEELKDQFRILKFWESFDAAGILIIENLYPWISANVPQETQFFLVSEWVKSNLLNLSFSQPAIGKIKCAIILGSQANLHPELAAQIPLLTQELPDTSEIIMAISEEAEGILSPTLTEMDKITIVRSGIGLYISDFIKGLKSINFQDETSAEAIAKQLLQYKINLLNRLYAIEFIPTPQVPLGGLDLMQEAFKKFKRLFSPLAKAYKLRVPKGVMLVGPPGTGKSHSAKVCSQILGVPLILVDWGNLRSYGNEAERRLKQLLKLVDCLNEVVIYFDDFDKGFAGDDDIARRLAGQLLTWMQERTSDVIVIASVNRLEWLPPELTRAGRFDYIYKVDLPNYGERHGIFKLHCARFDDRFSGDVSGSIDPYSQEEWRRLLKETNRCVGAEIQTIVERAAATTFCQMFPEDMPVPTNDKLPPLEISVSALLAERQQINPLAIREADKVESMRNKAELQGLPSSTVDSSEYAIGNIDIFGE